GAAATTTGAAGGCTTTACGTAAATCTTCTGGAGAAATAAAAATCTCGCCGGTGTCCTGCTGCTTCTTCCTATTCTGCCAGTCACGGCGAAACGCCGTTCATTTAGTACAATTAGGGTATATAAGGCAGTGTGGTATATTTTGGTATTACAAGCGCGGTCTTATTGATTCCAACACGTGCGGTTcaattttgttaaattatttaataaaaaacacCGGGGCAAATGGCAAGCAAAACTCGGAAAGAGCCGCTTCTGTACATGGAGGAGTATCGGGTGAAGCAGGATCCGCAGGACTATGGACTGGCGGACGATGTTTTTTCCATTCAGGCGTTCAAGGAAAAGCTCCACATCAAAATCGTCAGGTAAATCTTGgaaaggaaattaaaatttttgagTCGATTAACAACTGCTGTTCACTTCTAGAAACGACGAGGACGGCCTGGAGTTCGATCTGATTGGAGTGTATCCCGCCATTGCAAATGCCTTCCGTCGCCTGATGCTCAGCGATGTGCCCAGCATGGCCATCGAAAAGGTGTACATATACAACAACACCTCGATCATCCAGGACGAGGTACTGGCCCATCGAATGGGTCTACTTCCGCTGCGGGCTGATCCCCGGCTATTCGCATACCGTACCGAGGAGAGTACTGAGGCGGGGACCGAGCAGGATACGCTTGAATTTGAGTTGAAGGTGAAGTGCTCGCGACGACGGGATGCTGGAAAGGATCAGTCCAACTTCGATGACATTTACAAAAACCACAAAGTGTACTCGGGGCATCTGAAGTGGCTGCCGAAAGGAAAGCAGGCGCAGATTTACAGCGAGAGTGCTGTGAACTGTATTCACGATGACATACTGATTGCCCAATTGCGACCGGGTCACGAGTTGGATCTGCGCCTGGTGGCGGTTAAGGGACTTGGACGGGATCACGCGAAGTTCTCGCCGGTGGCCACGGCCACCTACCGACTGCTACCCCTGATTAAGCTGAACCGCGAGGTGACCGGAAAGGATGCGTACCTATTACAGAACTGTTTCTCACCAGGAGTAATTGGTATCGACGAGAATGAAACTGCCTATGTAAAGGATGCGCGCTACGACACGTGCAGCCGAAATGTGTATCGCTATCCCCAGCTAAACGACGCTGTGACTTTGGCCCGTATCCGAGATCACTACATTTTCTCCGTGGAATCAGTCGGCGCACTGAAGCCCGATGTCATCTTTCTGGAGGCGGTCAAGGTATTGAAGAGAAAGTGTCGGGCGCTTATCGACGAAATCGAGGCAGAatagttatttatttagttgttaaagaaattatattatgtacataAGACAGCTTAATATAAATTGTAAGCCTACGAAGATCGTGCTTGGTCTTTCTTGCGCTTAAGCACCTTTAAGCGAAATTCCGTAAGGACCATCTGCAGACGCTCTTGGCACATTAGCGCGTCCTCCAGGTCCATGTTGTTCAGCTGCAGGGCCAAACTCTTGCCGAACAAGTCAAATTCGCTAATAATGGTGTCTTCCGTCATCGCGTCGACTTGAAATTCGTTATTAATCTCCGGATCTTCCGGCTTGAGCTGCATCATCTCTTCCTCGTAGACCACCTCTTGGTCCTGGAGATCTGTTTCATGCTGTTGTACTTCGAGAAACTCGTTCTCAACCACAAATTCCTGCTCCTGATAGGGCTGATCGGTTCTGAGTAAATCATCCAGGATTGAGTCGTTCGAGGCAAtttcgtcctcctcctcctcctcttcctcctcctccatgctCTCCACCTTCATCTCGTTCTTGATCTTTTGCAGCATTTTGCTTCTTGGCTTTTGCCGTGGATAGGCCTTTGATTTGGCTTTGGACTTTGCTTTGGATGAAATTATGGATGCCTCCAAGTGCGGGTCATGCTCATCTTTGTCAAGTTCACCCTTGACCATGTTCTGTAGGTATAAATGCAAAGGAGTTGTTAGTTTTATGTAAATTAGCAATGAGATGAGAATTTTTTGGAGCGATAAGTTGTGCATCGCATAGCAAATAAATCCATCGATAGACTGGTTAACCATTTTTGCACAGGAAGTAGGCAATGGAATAATTAACGAAAAATATAGCAAAAACTCACACAAAAATCGTGTGTAATTTAGTTTGGATCGCAAAATACTTGAATCAATAATGGACACGGGTCATTCCAATTGCTTATGCACAAACCCAATCCCACCTTGGCAAGAATGTTGTGGTACTTGGAACTTTCCTGGTGTTTCCGCGTTACGAGGTGCTGCTTGATGGACGCCAGTCTGGCGAGGACATTGATGTCGCAGATCTTGCAGTGCGCCGAGTAACCATCGTTACTGGATGCGAGCCAGCTGGAGAGCTCTGGATATTTCTCCCACTCTGTGCGATAGCGTTGGTGGTACAGTCGCTTCACCTTCTTGTCCTCATCAGTCTTGTAACCCTTCTGCATTGTGATCGCTTTCGGATGAAGGCGGTTGTCTGATTGGTTGAAAAGTGTTCTTTGAAAGATGAGCGCCAAAAGAGCAGTCTTTAATAGCTGATGGTGGTAAATATTTTGGTATATTCCAAAAATTTGCGACGCGAAAAAAATCTGAAAGTCGATGCGGTGTGACTGTAATCTAATACGTTATAATACCAGCAATCAAATTCAGGGCTGCGACGTAGAATTTGCTGCGCAACGGTCACACTGAGctattttgtttatataaataattattgccTCCGAGCTTATACTTAAGACTTTTATGTTCGTGTTATGAGTacattttgaatatattttacttGAACATggtttaaattaatttagcttgagatattaaataaaatattctttcATGGTTTGGGTCTCAGGTAAAGTTTAAACAGTCAAAATACGGCCACACTGCACACTTATCGATGGGATGACAAAATAGAGAAAAAACTttaataaagtaaataaaaaagtttTGCCGAATTCAGGACAACTTTTGCCTGCACCGTGTGTGCTCAGCCAACATGGTCATTCCAAAGGAGATCCTGAGCGACTACAAGGAGCTGTACGAGAAGGCCAACCGTCtggtggaggaggagagcCGCAATGATCCGCCCACAGATCCATTCCGCTCCCATTATAAAGCGCGCGATGTGCTGAATGACTTAAAGAAGCAGCTGGACGACCAGCTGGTCTCTGTGCAGGCCAGCGAGGAGGACGGTGGTCAGGACGATCGCTGCTACCACTCTCTGTTGGCCTTCGTTTGCCGGGATCTCGGCAGGATCTACATCTACACGGAGGAGCAGGCAGAGGGTGAAAAGATGCTCAATCGTTGCCTGGAACTAGTCACGCCGTTCAAGGAGTGCCCTGAGGGCATCATTCCTTTCATTGGGGCAATCAACGAGCTTAGCATTGTGCTAGCCTCCAAGGAAGAGTACAATAAAGGACTGGAAATTCTCCTGGAGGCAGAAAAGATCTACGAGGAGTTCAAGGCCAGTGGTCTGAAGGCCCTGGCCATTCAGGATGTGTTCAATCCTCCGGAGGATGGACA
This genomic stretch from Drosophila mauritiana strain mau12 chromosome 2L, ASM438214v1, whole genome shotgun sequence harbors:
- the LOC117135212 gene encoding uncharacterized protein LOC117135212 isoform X1; the protein is MQKGYKTDEDKKVKRLYHQRYRTEWEKYPELSSWLASSNDGYSAHCKICDINVLARLASIKQHLVTRKHQNMVKGELDKDEHDPHLEASIISSKAKSKAKSKAYPRQKPRSKMLQKIKNEMKVESMEEEEEEEEEDEIASNDSILDDLLRTDQPYQEQEFVVENEFLEVQQHETDLQDQEVVYEEEMMQLKPEDPEINNEFQVDAMTEDTIISEFDLFGKSLALQLNNMDLEDALMCQERLQMVLTEFRLKVLKRKKDQARSS
- the LOC117135212 gene encoding uncharacterized protein LOC117135212 isoform X2 produces the protein MQKGYKTDEDKKVKRLYHQRYRTEWEKYPELSSWLASSNDGYSAHCKICDINVLARLASIKQHLVTRKHQESSKYHNILAKNMVKGELDKDEHDPHLEASIISSKAKSKAKSKAYPRQKPRSKMLQKIKNEMKVESMEEEEEEEEEDEIASNDSILDDLLRTDQPYQEQEFVVENEFLEVQQHETDLQDQEVVYEEEMMQLKPEDPEINNEFQVDAMTEDTIISEFDLFGKSLALQLNNMDLEDALMCQERLQMVLTEFRLKVLKRKKDQARSS
- the LOC117135210 gene encoding DNA-directed RNA polymerases I and III subunit RPAC1, coding for MASKTRKEPLLYMEEYRVKQDPQDYGLADDVFSIQAFKEKLHIKIVRNDEDGLEFDLIGVYPAIANAFRRLMLSDVPSMAIEKVYIYNNTSIIQDEVLAHRMGLLPLRADPRLFAYRTEESTEAGTEQDTLEFELKVKCSRRRDAGKDQSNFDDIYKNHKVYSGHLKWLPKGKQAQIYSESAVNCIHDDILIAQLRPGHELDLRLVAVKGLGRDHAKFSPVATATYRLLPLIKLNREVTGKDAYLLQNCFSPGVIGIDENETAYVKDARYDTCSRNVYRYPQLNDAVTLARIRDHYIFSVESVGALKPDVIFLEAVKVLKRKCRALIDEIEAE